A section of the Lineus longissimus chromosome 1, tnLinLong1.2, whole genome shotgun sequence genome encodes:
- the LOC135498332 gene encoding LITAF domain-containing protein-like — protein sequence MNRVEQDPRQGHPEGDVQSDTAAPPYQQGYPSEQLPPPPVSYQAPVVTTTTGTSFVVAAPMTVYREAPVTRTCQHCQAHVTSAVSYTNGMMVWVICGVLAFVGLWIGCCLIPFCLNSCKNVVHTCPNCHQIMGIYDRLNG from the exons ATGAATCGAGTTGAACAAGACCCGAGACAAGGGCATCCAGAAG GTGATGTGCAGTCTGACACTGCAGCCCCTCCGTACCAGCAGGGGTACCCATCCGAGCAACTACCACCACCGCCAGTTTCCTACCAAGCTCCGGTCGTGACGACTACAACCGGGACCAGCTTCGTGGTGGCTGCGCCCATGACGGTCTACAGGGAAGCGCCAGTGACTCGGACATGTCAGCACTGTCAAGCTCATGTGACATCTGCCGTCAGCTATACGAATGGCATGATGGTCTGGGTTATCTGCGGTGTCTTGGCCTTCGTTGG ATTGTGGATTGGCTGCTGCTTGATCCCGTTCTGCCTGAACAGCTGCAAGAATGTCGTCCACACATGTCCTAACTGTCACCAGATCATGGGCATCTACGACAGATTAAATGGCTAG